The Halobacterium litoreum genome includes a region encoding these proteins:
- a CDS encoding ATP-dependent helicase gives MNVRGEVTDVEGVRSVSTQYGEKDILEVRVRPESEGESVQVTLWGKWTETADYLDAGMDLLVTDAEEKEWNGETQYSTSKESWVVVEPDFLVDVTNIREFVQCPRMYYLNKLQGLPLKYPVTKGTIVHEVFGDLLRGRDLDDAIEERVSEAGLELGLLGREREEVEADVRANASAIEGWLNQGKLTDEDGWRSEYTLVSERFGIKGRCDAIRRGMPVELKTGKNTNRDPRFHDKVQAACYALMLDERGVPADTGTLLYTKNAAVERNEETGDLSPAKEFSIGRGFLQFVVRERNHLAALEARDGPPTGYEADAKCEYCFEQDTCMVVSGRLDQESKAGQLGQPIPEEERVYFDEMYDAVERERASVHDEYRKLWEQSAEERADDDRAVIGLEPDDQTELGDGRWRLTADRPSSAASKIREGDRVLASDGDPVKGTAEMARVEVLDESRVEVTTDEPVELRRLDVYPSELNVDRMLTALHDALLKGDERRKDLLFDRASPDFEGEDHGLIPNNDAQNEAVNRALNAEDFALVHGPPGTGKTYTIATLIRAFVERGDRVLLSAFTNRAVDNALEALREQGYDSIVRVGTENGVRPDMQDLRLNKSGDPAERARALQSADVVAATTATCGSRVMREQEFDVVLVDEASQLTEPDTLAAVNRGDRFVLVGDHEQLPPVVRSGGRLSKSLFQRLYETHPEASVLLDQQYRMSQRIQAFSSREFYDGQLRPATGEVAGQRLADVGVETGGDEFVRDGVSFHDVPGTDDAHVDSEEGERVAEIVEAYVDAGLAPGDVGVIAPFRAQVAEVGRLVPEGVAVDTVDRFQGSSKEVIVVSFVATGDLDGPIFEDHRRVNVALSRAKKSLVLVGDEAALRSEPLYDRMVDWASIQ, from the coding sequence GTGAACGTTCGGGGCGAGGTCACCGACGTCGAGGGGGTTCGGTCGGTGAGTACGCAGTACGGCGAGAAGGACATTCTGGAGGTCCGAGTGCGACCCGAGAGCGAGGGCGAGTCCGTGCAGGTCACGCTCTGGGGGAAGTGGACCGAGACGGCCGACTACCTCGACGCCGGGATGGACCTTCTCGTGACCGACGCCGAGGAAAAGGAGTGGAACGGGGAGACGCAGTATTCGACGAGCAAGGAGTCGTGGGTCGTCGTGGAGCCCGACTTCCTCGTGGACGTGACGAACATCCGGGAGTTCGTGCAGTGCCCGCGGATGTACTACCTGAACAAACTCCAGGGACTCCCGCTCAAATACCCCGTCACGAAGGGGACCATCGTCCACGAGGTGTTCGGGGACCTGCTCCGGGGCCGGGATTTGGACGACGCCATCGAGGAGCGCGTGAGCGAGGCGGGCCTCGAACTCGGCCTGCTCGGGCGGGAGCGGGAGGAGGTCGAGGCCGACGTGCGCGCGAACGCCTCGGCCATCGAGGGCTGGCTGAACCAAGGGAAATTGACGGACGAGGACGGCTGGCGCTCGGAGTACACGCTGGTCTCGGAGCGCTTCGGTATCAAGGGCCGGTGTGACGCCATCCGGCGCGGGATGCCGGTGGAACTGAAGACGGGGAAGAACACGAACCGCGACCCGCGCTTCCACGACAAGGTGCAGGCGGCCTGTTACGCGCTGATGCTCGACGAGCGCGGCGTCCCGGCCGACACCGGCACACTCCTCTACACGAAGAACGCGGCCGTCGAGCGCAACGAGGAGACCGGCGACCTCTCGCCCGCCAAGGAGTTCTCCATCGGCCGGGGGTTCCTCCAGTTCGTCGTCCGGGAGCGCAACCACCTCGCCGCGCTCGAAGCCCGGGACGGCCCGCCGACGGGCTACGAGGCCGACGCGAAGTGCGAGTACTGCTTCGAGCAGGACACCTGCATGGTCGTCTCCGGCCGCCTCGACCAGGAGTCGAAGGCGGGCCAACTCGGTCAGCCGATTCCCGAGGAAGAACGCGTTTACTTCGACGAGATGTACGACGCGGTGGAACGGGAGCGCGCGTCGGTCCACGACGAGTACCGGAAACTCTGGGAGCAGTCCGCCGAGGAGCGCGCGGACGACGACCGCGCCGTCATCGGCCTCGAACCCGACGACCAGACCGAACTCGGGGACGGCCGGTGGCGACTCACCGCCGACCGCCCGAGCAGCGCCGCCTCGAAGATTCGGGAGGGCGACCGCGTACTGGCGTCCGACGGCGACCCCGTGAAGGGCACCGCGGAGATGGCGCGCGTCGAAGTCCTCGACGAGTCCCGCGTCGAGGTGACGACCGACGAACCGGTCGAACTCCGACGGCTGGACGTCTACCCGTCCGAACTGAACGTCGACAGAATGCTGACCGCGCTCCACGACGCGCTCCTCAAAGGCGACGAGCGCCGGAAGGACCTCCTGTTCGACCGCGCGAGCCCCGACTTCGAGGGCGAGGACCACGGCCTGATTCCGAACAACGACGCGCAAAACGAGGCCGTGAACCGGGCGCTGAACGCCGAGGACTTCGCGCTCGTTCACGGCCCGCCGGGCACCGGGAAGACGTACACCATCGCCACGCTGATTCGGGCGTTCGTGGAGCGCGGCGACCGCGTCCTGCTGTCCGCGTTCACGAACCGAGCCGTCGACAACGCCCTCGAAGCGCTCCGCGAGCAGGGGTACGATAGTATCGTTCGCGTCGGCACCGAGAACGGCGTTCGGCCCGACATGCAGGACCTGCGCCTGAACAAATCCGGCGACCCGGCGGAGCGCGCGCGAGCGCTCCAGTCCGCCGACGTGGTGGCGGCGACCACCGCGACGTGTGGCTCGCGGGTGATGCGCGAACAGGAGTTCGACGTGGTGCTCGTCGACGAGGCGAGCCAACTCACCGAACCGGACACGCTCGCCGCCGTCAACCGCGGCGACCGGTTCGTGCTCGTCGGCGACCACGAGCAACTCCCGCCCGTCGTGCGCTCTGGCGGCCGCCTCTCGAAGTCGCTGTTCCAGCGACTCTACGAGACCCACCCGGAGGCCTCGGTGCTGCTCGACCAGCAGTACCGGATGAGCCAGCGCATCCAGGCGTTCTCCTCGCGGGAGTTCTACGACGGCCAACTGCGCCCGGCGACCGGCGAGGTGGCGGGCCAGCGACTCGCCGACGTGGGCGTGGAGACGGGCGGAGACGAGTTCGTCCGCGACGGGGTGTCCTTCCACGACGTGCCGGGCACCGACGACGCGCACGTCGACTCCGAGGAGGGCGAGCGCGTCGCTGAAATCGTCGAAGCGTACGTCGACGCAGGGCTGGCTCCGGGAGACGTCGGCGTCATCGCGCCGTTCCGCGCGCAAGTGGCGGAAGTCGGCCGGCTGGTCCCGGAGGGCGTGGCGGTCGACACGGTCGACCGGTTCCAGGGCTCCTCGAAGGAGGTCATCGTCGTCTCCTTCGTCGCGACGGGCGACCTCGACGGCCCCATCTTCGAGGACCACCGGCGCGTGAACGTCGCGCTCAGCCGGGCGAAGAAGAGCCTCGTGCTCGTCGGCGACGAGGCCGCGCTGCGGTCGGAACCCCTCTACGACCGGATGGTCGACTGGGCGAGCATCCAGTAG